One stretch of Halobaculum marinum DNA includes these proteins:
- a CDS encoding DUF5786 family protein, with translation MGFGSYDESEQENQQVDSDLDSATVGGGEADHDGDVEFEFEADNDELLDKLEQMKE, from the coding sequence ATGGGCTTCGGGAGCTACGACGAGTCCGAACAGGAGAACCAGCAGGTCGACTCCGACCTGGACAGCGCCACCGTCGGCGGCGGCGAGGCCGACCACGACGGCGACGTGGAGTTCGAGTTCGAAGCCGACAACGACGAACTCCTCGACAAACTCGAGCAGATGAAGGAGTGA
- the leuS gene encoding leucine--tRNA ligase: MSEEGYDHTAVERRWQEAWAEADAYRTPDDADDPTYVLGMFPYPSGKLHMGHVRNYTITDAYARYRRMRGDDVLHPMGWDSFGLPAENAAKERDTNPREWTMDCIDTMRGQMESMGFGYDWDREVTTCEPEYYRWNQWLFQQFHDEGLVERRAAEVNWCPSCETVLADEQVEGEDEHCWRCDTLVEQRELDQWTLGITEYADELLAAIDDLEGWPDSVREMQRNWIGKQEGSRVEFDVEGHGPVEAFTTRLDTIYGATFFALAPDHPISEELAAEDDDVAHFVEEVADPDGDEPNGVETDLTATNPATGEEVPVFVADFVLSDVGTGALMGVPGHDERDHAFAERMGVDIVPVVAPEPEGDGEAEALDVNEGAYTEDGVLVNSGAYDGLSSAEAREELTADIDSAAFHTQYRLRDWLISRQRYWGTPIPVIHCDDCGPVMVPEEDLPVELPEFVNTTGNPLDAATEWKHTTCPDCGGDAVRETDTMDTFVDSSWYFLRYVSPDVDDAPFDVDRANEWMPVDQYVGGLEHAVMHLLYARFATKAIADMDMLEHREPFTNLLGQGMVQLEGEKMSKSKGNTVSPQRIVDEYGADTARLFMMQAARPDTAFDWSEEGVKSTHRFLARLADTVRSFAGSDPDGADDATAGYVRSEVDAAVAVATENFDDLGFDLATREAQQLVGTLRSYRGYVDEVHAPTFERGVTVALKLLAPVAPHLTEELYAELTGEDEGLLVDADWPTADADTDEAEQRRQLVENTREDVRNIVDVAGIDDPERVDVVVAPEWKHEALAIAIDSDAPNLVGELMQNPDIQRHGSAAADYAKDLQAEREALRPALAPEREHEALEAAAWLIEREFEAPVRVLTADEADDHVVKKAEPGRPAIDIAE, translated from the coding sequence ATGTCCGAGGAGGGTTACGACCACACGGCGGTCGAACGACGCTGGCAAGAGGCGTGGGCCGAGGCCGACGCCTACCGGACGCCGGACGACGCCGACGACCCGACGTACGTGCTGGGGATGTTCCCGTACCCGTCGGGGAAGCTCCACATGGGTCACGTCCGCAACTACACGATCACGGACGCGTACGCCCGCTACCGGCGGATGCGCGGGGACGACGTGCTCCACCCGATGGGGTGGGACTCGTTCGGCCTGCCCGCCGAGAACGCGGCCAAAGAGCGCGACACGAACCCCCGCGAGTGGACGATGGACTGCATCGACACCATGCGCGGGCAGATGGAGTCGATGGGCTTCGGCTACGACTGGGACCGCGAGGTCACCACCTGCGAACCGGAGTACTACCGGTGGAACCAGTGGCTGTTCCAGCAGTTCCACGACGAGGGGCTGGTCGAGCGCCGCGCCGCCGAGGTGAACTGGTGTCCCTCCTGCGAGACGGTGCTGGCCGACGAGCAGGTCGAGGGCGAGGACGAGCACTGCTGGCGCTGTGACACCTTGGTCGAACAGCGCGAGTTGGACCAGTGGACGCTGGGCATCACCGAGTACGCCGACGAACTGCTGGCGGCCATCGACGACCTGGAGGGGTGGCCCGACAGCGTCCGCGAGATGCAGCGCAACTGGATCGGCAAGCAGGAGGGCTCGCGCGTCGAGTTCGACGTGGAAGGCCACGGTCCGGTGGAGGCGTTCACCACCCGGCTCGACACCATCTACGGCGCGACGTTCTTCGCGCTGGCGCCGGACCACCCAATCTCGGAGGAACTGGCCGCCGAAGACGACGACGTGGCGCACTTCGTCGAGGAGGTGGCCGACCCCGACGGCGACGAGCCGAACGGCGTTGAGACAGACCTGACGGCGACGAACCCCGCGACGGGCGAGGAGGTGCCCGTCTTCGTCGCCGACTTCGTGCTCTCGGACGTGGGGACGGGCGCGCTGATGGGCGTCCCCGGCCACGACGAGCGCGACCACGCGTTCGCCGAGCGCATGGGCGTCGACATCGTCCCCGTCGTCGCGCCTGAGCCGGAGGGTGACGGCGAGGCCGAAGCGCTGGACGTGAACGAGGGCGCGTACACCGAGGACGGCGTCCTCGTCAACAGCGGCGCGTACGACGGCCTGTCGAGCGCCGAGGCCCGCGAGGAACTGACCGCCGACATCGACTCGGCGGCGTTCCACACGCAGTATCGCCTGCGCGACTGGCTGATCTCCCGCCAGCGCTACTGGGGGACGCCGATTCCCGTCATCCACTGCGACGACTGTGGGCCCGTCATGGTGCCCGAGGAGGACCTGCCGGTGGAACTGCCGGAGTTCGTCAACACGACCGGGAACCCGCTGGACGCGGCCACCGAGTGGAAGCACACGACCTGCCCCGACTGCGGCGGCGACGCGGTGCGCGAGACGGACACGATGGACACGTTCGTCGACTCCTCGTGGTACTTCCTGCGATACGTCTCGCCGGACGTGGACGACGCGCCGTTCGACGTCGACCGCGCCAACGAGTGGATGCCGGTCGACCAGTACGTCGGCGGCCTGGAGCACGCCGTGATGCACCTGCTGTACGCGCGGTTCGCGACGAAAGCCATCGCGGACATGGACATGCTGGAGCACCGCGAACCGTTCACGAACCTGCTGGGGCAGGGGATGGTCCAGTTGGAGGGCGAGAAGATGTCCAAGTCGAAGGGCAACACCGTCTCCCCCCAGCGCATCGTCGACGAGTACGGCGCCGACACCGCTCGTCTGTTCATGATGCAGGCGGCGCGCCCGGACACCGCCTTCGACTGGTCCGAGGAGGGCGTCAAGTCCACCCACCGGTTCCTGGCGCGACTGGCCGACACAGTACGCTCGTTCGCCGGGAGCGACCCCGACGGCGCGGACGACGCCACGGCCGGCTACGTCCGTTCTGAGGTCGACGCCGCCGTCGCCGTCGCGACCGAGAACTTCGACGACCTGGGCTTCGACCTGGCGACGCGCGAGGCCCAGCAGTTGGTCGGCACCCTGCGGAGCTACCGGGGCTACGTCGACGAGGTGCACGCACCCACGTTCGAGCGCGGCGTGACGGTCGCGCTGAAGCTGCTGGCGCCGGTCGCGCCGCACCTGACCGAGGAGCTGTACGCGGAGCTGACGGGCGAGGACGAGGGACTGCTGGTCGACGCCGACTGGCCGACCGCCGACGCCGACACCGACGAGGCAGAGCAGCGCCGGCAACTGGTCGAGAACACTCGCGAGGACGTGCGTAACATCGTCGACGTGGCGGGTATCGACGATCCCGAACGGGTCGACGTGGTCGTCGCGCCCGAGTGGAAGCACGAGGCGCTGGCCATCGCCATCGACAGCGACGCCCCGAATCTGGTGGGCGAGTTGATGCAGAACCCCGACATCCAGCGCCACGGCTCCGCCGCCGCCGACTACGCGAAGGACCTGCAGGCCGAGCGCGAGGCGCTCCGGCCCGCACTGGCGCCCGAGCGCGAACACGAGGCGCTGGAGGCCGCGGCGTGGCTGATCGAACGCGAGTTCGAGGCGCCGGTCCGCGTGCTCACCGCCGACGAGGCCGACGACCACGTGGTGAAGAAGGCCGAGCCGGGCCGCCCCGCTATCGACATCGCGGAGTAA
- a CDS encoding preprotein translocase subunit Sec61beta — MSSGQNSGGLMSSAGLVRYFDAEDRNAIRIDPRTVVAFGVLFGLLVLILGFAV, encoded by the coding sequence ATGAGCAGCGGCCAGAACAGCGGCGGCCTGATGTCCAGCGCGGGGCTCGTTCGCTACTTCGACGCGGAGGACCGCAACGCGATCCGGATCGACCCGAGAACCGTCGTCGCCTTCGGCGTCCTGTTCGGACTCCTCGTGTTGATCCTCGGGTTCGCCGTCTGA
- the phnD gene encoding phosphate/phosphite/phosphonate ABC transporter substrate-binding protein: MERRDFLKRTGAAATVGAGMSLSGCIGNFGSQAYGNGTVEFMVSPSEPQDYMRSQYNPYLNYLEGGIEGDTAVEFNYAADYTAVLQGLGSGTADIAETGPFAAALGVDAGQCDIALQRHAYGSWDYHSVIITREDSDIESLTDLEGGKIGFADMTSASGSLYPLYQLKEAGLSIGDAPTSTSGADFEATWSSHAQAFEALQNEQIDAAGVGRFIAWDYGKGDYVEGVREVSRESGIPRAPMIVSPELSEEEKNAIVTRLEDAPDSAYMGADGEADTDDDLWFDGVRAADRETYQPVVDVANELGLSTDLLNQGNE; the protein is encoded by the coding sequence ATGGAGCGACGCGACTTCCTCAAGCGGACGGGTGCAGCGGCGACGGTCGGCGCCGGCATGAGCCTCTCCGGATGTATCGGCAACTTCGGCAGCCAAGCGTACGGCAACGGCACGGTCGAGTTCATGGTCTCGCCGTCTGAGCCGCAAGACTACATGCGGAGCCAATACAACCCGTACCTCAACTACCTCGAGGGCGGGATCGAGGGCGACACCGCCGTCGAGTTCAACTACGCCGCCGACTACACGGCGGTCCTGCAGGGTCTCGGCTCGGGCACGGCGGACATCGCTGAGACCGGCCCGTTCGCGGCGGCGCTCGGCGTCGACGCCGGCCAGTGTGACATCGCGCTGCAGCGGCACGCGTACGGCTCGTGGGACTACCACTCGGTCATCATCACCCGCGAGGACAGCGACATCGAGAGCCTGACGGACCTCGAGGGCGGCAAGATCGGCTTCGCGGACATGACGTCCGCGTCCGGGTCGCTGTACCCCCTGTACCAGCTCAAGGAGGCCGGCCTCTCGATCGGCGACGCACCCACCTCGACGAGCGGTGCCGACTTCGAGGCGACGTGGTCCAGCCACGCGCAGGCGTTCGAGGCGCTCCAGAACGAACAGATCGACGCCGCAGGCGTCGGTCGGTTCATCGCGTGGGACTACGGGAAGGGCGACTACGTCGAGGGCGTCCGCGAGGTCTCCCGCGAGAGCGGCATCCCGCGCGCGCCGATGATCGTCAGCCCCGAACTCTCCGAGGAGGAGAAGAACGCCATCGTCACCCGACTCGAGGACGCCCCCGACTCGGCGTACATGGGCGCCGACGGCGAGGCCGACACCGACGACGACCTCTGGTTCGACGGCGTGCGCGCCGCCGACCGCGAGACGTACCAGCCGGTCGTCGACGTGGCCAACGAACTCGGCCTGTCGACGGACCTGCTGAACCAGGGCAACGAGTAA
- the hisH gene encoding imidazole glycerol phosphate synthase subunit HisH encodes MNVTVIDYGVGNLRSLRRGLERAGAEVAVSDDPDAIRDAEALVLPGVGAFQECVANSEPFHDVLVEKAEDTPVLGVCVGLQLMYEESTEGAPEGDTVEGLGLIEGRVERLPDSVKVPHMGWNELTPERDHPLVDGIEEGDYAYFVHSYCADVTDRTIASCEYGRRFAAIAANEAGNVMGTQFHPEKSGETGLQILSNFVDYAEAFHDGEIALAD; translated from the coding sequence ATGAACGTCACCGTCATCGACTACGGCGTGGGGAACCTCCGGAGCCTGCGCCGGGGGCTCGAACGCGCCGGGGCGGAGGTGGCCGTCTCGGACGACCCCGACGCGATCCGTGACGCGGAGGCGCTCGTGCTCCCGGGCGTCGGCGCGTTCCAAGAGTGCGTCGCCAACTCCGAGCCGTTCCACGACGTGCTCGTCGAGAAGGCCGAGGACACCCCCGTCCTCGGCGTCTGCGTGGGACTCCAGCTCATGTACGAAGAGAGCACGGAAGGCGCACCCGAGGGCGACACCGTCGAGGGCCTCGGCCTCATCGAGGGGCGCGTCGAGCGCCTGCCCGACTCGGTGAAGGTGCCGCACATGGGGTGGAACGAGTTGACGCCCGAACGCGACCACCCGCTCGTCGACGGGATCGAAGAGGGCGACTACGCGTACTTCGTCCACTCCTACTGCGCCGACGTGACCGACCGCACCATCGCCTCCTGCGAGTACGGTCGCCGCTTCGCGGCCATCGCCGCCAACGAGGCGGGGAACGTGATGGGGACGCAGTTCCACCCCGAGAAGAGCGGCGAGACGGGACTACAGATTCTGAGCAACTTCGTCGACTACGCCGAGGCGTTCCACGACGGCGAGATCGCGCTCGCCGACTGA
- a CDS encoding PhnE/PtxC family ABC transporter permease, translating to MTAPDAGTDDEVAPDGGTADATDTSGLTGDVSRLEESLASIERAQLIGRALLVLGIVGLLVAQTVGMTFLGFTLAEVVSQLPRFFENITDFLSPDFHFVTLYAVEQGLHGWSALFGSFANPGSLLESVLNRDQGLTIVGGAVTTIVIGITGTVLGFPLALLFGVLGSERVVPYPFNFIFRGTMSTIRSIPALVWVLIYVPLVGINPVGAMLAIGTDTVGNLGRLFTDELEEIEEGPIEAISSTGASSPQTVVFGMLSQVSSSFVAWTLYILEINVRIAVSLGVVGAGGLGQYVKGRLSLLAFDQAAAGLLMVIVIVLSVELVSSRLRARLRPGEHDGKSLVQTVQDLLDGGKWMGTGGTKK from the coding sequence ATGACGGCCCCGGACGCCGGTACCGACGACGAAGTCGCCCCAGACGGCGGCACCGCCGACGCGACCGACACCAGTGGGCTGACGGGCGACGTGAGCCGACTGGAGGAGTCGCTCGCGAGCATCGAGCGCGCACAGCTGATCGGTCGCGCACTGCTCGTGCTCGGCATCGTCGGCCTGCTCGTCGCACAGACCGTCGGGATGACGTTCCTCGGGTTCACGCTCGCGGAGGTCGTCAGCCAACTCCCCCGCTTCTTCGAGAACATCACTGACTTCCTCTCGCCCGACTTCCACTTCGTGACGCTGTACGCCGTCGAGCAAGGGCTTCACGGCTGGTCGGCGCTGTTCGGCTCGTTCGCCAACCCCGGCTCGCTGCTGGAGTCGGTGCTCAACCGCGACCAGGGGCTCACCATCGTCGGCGGCGCCGTGACGACCATCGTCATCGGCATCACCGGCACGGTGCTGGGCTTCCCGCTCGCGCTCCTGTTCGGCGTGCTCGGCTCCGAGCGCGTCGTGCCGTACCCGTTCAACTTCATCTTCCGCGGGACGATGAGCACCATCCGTTCGATCCCCGCGCTCGTGTGGGTGCTCATCTACGTCCCGCTCGTCGGGATCAACCCCGTCGGCGCGATGCTCGCCATCGGCACCGACACCGTCGGGAACCTCGGTCGCCTGTTCACCGACGAACTGGAGGAGATCGAAGAGGGACCGATCGAGGCCATCTCCTCGACGGGCGCCTCCTCCCCGCAGACGGTCGTGTTCGGGATGCTCTCGCAGGTGTCCTCCTCGTTCGTCGCGTGGACGCTGTACATCCTGGAGATCAACGTCCGCATCGCCGTCTCGCTGGGTGTCGTCGGCGCGGGCGGCCTCGGTCAGTACGTGAAGGGCCGCCTCTCGCTGCTCGCGTTCGACCAGGCCGCCGCCGGCCTGCTGATGGTCATCGTGATCGTCCTCTCGGTCGAACTCGTCTCCTCGCGCCTTCGCGCGCGCCTCCGCCCCGGTGAGCACGACGGCAAGTCGCTCGTCCAGACCGTGCAGGACCTGCTCGACGGCGGCAAGTGGATGGGCACCGGCGGCACGAAGAAGTAG
- the phnC gene encoding phosphonate ABC transporter ATP-binding protein translates to MPAVSVENLTKRYGDTVALDDVSFQIPDGEFVVLLGPSGAGKSTLLRLLNGLTTPTEGSVSIGDEEITGRRDDIGMVFQMHYIIETMSAYRNALTGALSRTGLLDSVLTWYEREDKLAALDALETVGLLDEAQQRAGSMSGGQKQRVGIARALVQQPNLLLADEPVASLDPKAAEEVMSYMKRAARERNLTTIASLHQVEIAREFGDRYIGLRDGGLVFDGGKDDLTMDVVDEIYYDDDSPEADLAREVAK, encoded by the coding sequence ATGCCAGCCGTCTCGGTGGAGAACCTCACGAAGCGGTACGGCGACACCGTCGCTCTGGACGACGTCTCGTTCCAGATCCCGGACGGAGAGTTCGTCGTGCTCCTCGGCCCGTCGGGCGCCGGGAAGTCGACGCTGTTGCGCCTCCTCAACGGACTCACCACCCCCACTGAGGGGTCGGTGTCCATCGGCGACGAGGAGATCACCGGCCGCCGCGACGACATCGGAATGGTGTTTCAGATGCACTACATCATCGAGACGATGAGCGCGTACCGCAACGCGCTCACCGGGGCCCTCTCGCGGACGGGCCTGCTCGACTCGGTGCTCACGTGGTACGAGCGCGAGGACAAACTCGCCGCGCTCGACGCGCTGGAGACCGTCGGCCTGCTCGACGAGGCCCAGCAGCGCGCCGGGTCGATGTCCGGCGGCCAGAAGCAGCGCGTCGGTATCGCCCGCGCGCTCGTCCAGCAGCCGAACCTCCTTCTCGCCGACGAACCGGTCGCCAGTCTCGACCCGAAAGCCGCCGAGGAGGTCATGAGCTACATGAAGCGCGCCGCCCGCGAGCGCAACCTCACCACGATCGCGAGCCTCCACCAGGTGGAGATCGCTCGCGAGTTCGGCGACCGCTACATCGGCCTGCGCGACGGCGGCCTCGTGTTCGACGGCGGGAAAGACGACCTCACGATGGACGTCGTCGACGAGATCTACTACGACGACGACTCCCCGGAGGCCGACCTAGCACGAGAGGTGGCGAAATGA
- a CDS encoding 50S ribosomal protein L40e, translating into MAKFDAAEARILDKLICMRCNARNPKRAKHCRKCGYSRLRPKAKEPRTA; encoded by the coding sequence ATGGCGAAATTCGACGCGGCCGAGGCCCGCATCCTCGACAAACTCATCTGCATGCGGTGTAACGCGCGGAACCCGAAGCGCGCGAAGCACTGCCGCAAGTGCGGCTACAGCCGCCTGCGCCCCAAGGCGAAGGAGCCCCGGACCGCATAA
- the hisE gene encoding phosphoribosyl-ATP diphosphatase, protein MSDDDGGSGEPTESDAVADEEVLDALFATIEDRKERLPEGSYTASLFTHEKGENAVLEKIGEEATETILAAKDDDDEELRAEAADLVYHLLVLFARKDLDLADLRGELRERF, encoded by the coding sequence GTGAGCGACGACGACGGCGGCAGCGGTGAGCCGACCGAGTCGGACGCGGTCGCCGACGAGGAGGTGCTCGACGCGCTGTTCGCGACGATCGAGGACCGCAAGGAGCGACTCCCCGAGGGGTCGTACACTGCGTCGCTGTTCACCCACGAGAAGGGGGAGAACGCGGTGCTGGAGAAGATCGGTGAGGAGGCGACCGAGACGATCCTCGCGGCGAAAGACGACGACGACGAGGAACTGCGCGCGGAGGCCGCGGACCTCGTGTACCACCTGCTCGTGCTGTTCGCACGGAAGGACCTTGACCTGGCGGACCTACGCGGCGAGTTGCGCGAGCGCTTCTGA
- a CDS encoding Hsp20/alpha crystallin family protein, translating to MTRRTPFDDVNDLFDQLGEELDEVGATLGGAASAAGTVRVDVLERDDEVVVRADLPGVDTDDLELTVSDRQLTIRAPAAAQTDEEGAAEEHRYHLRERRTGGLDRRLHLPAAVVEEEATASYDDGVLTVVLPKRTAAEEGTRIDVE from the coding sequence GTGACCCGACGAACGCCGTTCGACGACGTGAACGACCTGTTCGACCAACTGGGCGAGGAACTCGACGAAGTCGGCGCGACGCTCGGCGGGGCCGCCAGCGCCGCGGGCACCGTCCGAGTCGACGTGCTGGAGCGCGACGACGAGGTCGTCGTGCGCGCGGACCTCCCGGGAGTCGACACCGACGACCTCGAGTTGACCGTGTCCGACCGGCAGTTGACCATCCGGGCGCCAGCAGCGGCGCAGACAGACGAGGAGGGTGCTGCCGAGGAACATCGCTACCACCTGCGCGAGCGACGCACCGGTGGGCTGGACCGCCGACTCCACCTCCCGGCCGCCGTCGTCGAGGAGGAGGCGACCGCGTCGTACGACGACGGCGTGTTGACGGTGGTGCTCCCGAAGCGAACGGCAGCGGAAGAAGGAACCCGGATCGACGTGGAGTGA
- a CDS encoding MBL fold metallo-hydrolase gives MNAVCVTSDAEDFTCNAYFVDGAVPTLVDAGSMPDVASVIAEHTDELDRVVLTHQHHDHVGELDAVLDAFDAELYAYGEHPRRDHALEDGDEVAIGDETAEVVYTPGHAADHVSLVAETAVFSGDVVVYNDGAFDDGSFGRTDMPGQSRERLIESLNDLLDRLPDSVESLYAGHGDAFHADSEEDGDDVRDVIERARSRAERREPKYPEE, from the coding sequence ATGAACGCCGTCTGCGTCACCAGCGACGCCGAGGACTTCACGTGTAACGCCTACTTCGTCGACGGCGCGGTGCCGACGCTCGTCGACGCCGGGAGCATGCCGGACGTCGCGTCGGTGATCGCCGAGCACACCGACGAACTCGACCGGGTGGTGCTCACGCACCAACACCACGACCACGTGGGCGAACTCGACGCGGTGTTGGACGCGTTCGACGCCGAGTTGTACGCCTACGGCGAGCACCCGCGCCGCGACCACGCCCTCGAAGACGGCGACGAGGTCGCCATCGGCGACGAGACTGCGGAGGTCGTGTACACGCCGGGCCACGCCGCCGACCACGTCTCGCTGGTCGCGGAGACGGCGGTGTTCTCGGGTGACGTGGTCGTGTACAACGACGGCGCCTTCGACGACGGGTCGTTCGGGCGGACGGACATGCCGGGGCAGTCGCGCGAGCGCCTCATCGAGAGCCTCAACGACCTGCTCGACCGACTCCCCGACTCCGTCGAATCGCTGTACGCCGGTCACGGCGACGCGTTCCACGCCGACTCCGAGGAAGACGGCGACGACGTGCGCGACGTGATCGAGCGGGCGCGCTCGCGGGCCGAGCGGCGCGAACCGAAGTACCCCGAGGAGTGA
- a CDS encoding Hsp20/alpha crystallin family protein: MTPFDEMNRAFDRMSRNFGRMDLSDFGRVNWGDLDGMRRSGIDIDVAEYDDEIAVVADLPGFSNEQIDLTVRDGVLSIAAERTMESDEGDESGAYLRRERRAESLRRSITLPAEVMEDDASATYSNGVLTVTLPKVTVEEGSDSHHIDVN, from the coding sequence ATGACCCCCTTCGACGAGATGAACCGCGCCTTCGACCGCATGTCCCGCAACTTCGGCCGGATGGACCTGAGCGACTTCGGACGCGTAAACTGGGGCGACCTCGACGGGATGCGACGCTCCGGCATCGACATCGACGTCGCCGAGTACGACGACGAGATCGCGGTCGTCGCCGACCTGCCCGGATTCAGCAACGAGCAGATCGACCTGACCGTCCGCGACGGCGTCCTCTCCATCGCCGCCGAGCGCACGATGGAGTCCGACGAGGGCGACGAGTCCGGCGCGTACCTGCGCCGCGAGCGCCGCGCCGAGTCGCTGCGCCGCTCGATCACCCTCCCCGCCGAGGTGATGGAGGACGACGCGAGCGCGACGTACTCTAACGGCGTGCTCACCGTGACCCTCCCCAAGGTCACCGTCGAGGAGGGCTCGGACAGCCACCACATCGACGTCAACTGA
- the pheA gene encoding prephenate dehydratase: MQAVTLGPAGTYSHRAARAVADDVAFRESVTAIVEAVADGSYARGVVPVENSIEGSVTESLDALTEADVAVVREIVTPIRHALLAQAETFDVVASHSQALAQCRDYLEREYPDVRREAVASTARGVERAREDPTVAGIGHPANAAADDGGVDLRVLAEDIQDKSSNATRFLVVAPEEERTEAGGKSSVVVYPGANYPGLLLELLEAFADRDVNLSRIESRPSGERLGDYLFHIDFEAGLYEQRAREALADVEDLVGDGWVRVLGSYDTEHVVY, encoded by the coding sequence ATGCAGGCAGTCACGCTCGGTCCAGCGGGCACGTACTCTCACCGCGCCGCGCGGGCCGTCGCCGACGACGTTGCGTTCCGCGAGTCCGTCACCGCTATCGTCGAGGCGGTCGCCGACGGCTCGTACGCTCGCGGGGTCGTCCCGGTGGAGAACAGCATCGAGGGGAGCGTCACCGAGAGCCTCGACGCGCTCACGGAAGCGGACGTAGCGGTCGTCCGCGAAATCGTCACGCCGATCCGGCACGCGCTGCTCGCGCAGGCGGAGACGTTCGACGTGGTCGCCTCCCACTCGCAGGCGCTCGCGCAGTGTCGCGACTACCTGGAGCGAGAGTACCCAGACGTGCGGCGCGAGGCCGTCGCCTCCACCGCCCGCGGCGTCGAGCGCGCCCGCGAGGACCCGACGGTCGCCGGGATCGGTCACCCAGCCAACGCCGCGGCGGACGACGGCGGTGTCGACCTGCGCGTGCTCGCGGAGGACATCCAGGATAAGTCCTCCAACGCCACCCGTTTCCTCGTCGTCGCACCCGAGGAGGAGCGGACCGAGGCCGGCGGGAAGAGCTCCGTCGTCGTCTACCCCGGCGCCAACTACCCGGGGCTGCTGCTGGAGCTGTTGGAGGCGTTCGCCGACCGCGACGTGAACCTCTCGCGCATCGAGTCGCGCCCGAGCGGCGAGCGCCTCGGTGACTACCTGTTCCACATCGACTTCGAGGCGGGGCTGTACGAGCAGCGTGCCCGCGAGGCGTTGGCCGACGTCGAGGACCTCGTCGGCGACGGGTGGGTGCGGGTGCTCGGGTCGTACGACACCGAGCACGTGGTGTACTGA
- a CDS encoding thioredoxin family protein, producing MSVRLKDFYADWCGPCKTQDPILDDLAEDYPDVDFEKVDVEEEQEIANQYQVRSLPTLIIENDDGVVDRFVGVTQREDLEEALASAGA from the coding sequence ATGAGCGTCCGACTCAAGGACTTCTACGCGGACTGGTGTGGCCCCTGTAAGACTCAGGACCCGATCCTCGACGACCTGGCCGAGGACTACCCCGACGTGGACTTCGAGAAGGTCGACGTCGAGGAGGAACAGGAGATTGCGAACCAGTACCAGGTGCGCTCGCTCCCCACCCTCATCATCGAGAACGACGACGGCGTCGTCGACCGCTTCGTCGGCGTCACCCAGCGCGAGGACCTGGAGGAGGCACTCGCGAGCGCCGGCGCGTAA
- the pdxT gene encoding pyridoxal 5'-phosphate synthase glutaminase subunit PdxT: protein MKAGVIAVQGDVSEHADAVRRAAASHGVDAEVVEVRDAGVVPDCDVLLMPGGESTTISRLLRDEGIDEEIVAHVAADKPLLATCAGLIVASRDAKDDRVATLDVLDVSVDRNAFGRQADSFEAPLDVAGLEEPFPAVFIRAPVIDEVGEGVDVLASWDGDPVAVQQGSVIATSFHPELTPDSRIHDLAFFGQAHAPEPTDAEADA, encoded by the coding sequence ATGAAAGCGGGCGTTATCGCCGTTCAAGGCGACGTCTCCGAGCACGCCGACGCGGTCCGCCGCGCGGCTGCGAGCCACGGCGTCGACGCCGAGGTCGTCGAGGTCCGCGACGCCGGCGTCGTCCCCGACTGCGACGTGTTACTCATGCCGGGCGGGGAGTCGACGACCATCTCGCGACTACTCCGCGACGAGGGGATTGACGAAGAGATCGTCGCCCACGTCGCCGCCGACAAGCCCCTCCTCGCCACCTGTGCGGGGCTCATCGTCGCCTCGCGCGACGCCAAAGACGACCGCGTGGCGACGCTCGACGTGCTCGACGTGAGCGTCGACCGCAACGCGTTCGGGCGGCAGGCGGACTCCTTCGAGGCGCCGCTGGACGTGGCGGGCCTCGAGGAGCCGTTCCCCGCCGTGTTCATCCGCGCACCCGTCATCGACGAGGTCGGCGAGGGCGTCGACGTGCTCGCGTCGTGGGACGGCGACCCGGTCGCCGTGCAACAGGGCTCGGTGATCGCCACCTCGTTCCACCCGGAGTTGACGCCCGACTCGCGGATCCACGACCTCGCGTTCTTCGGGCAGGCACACGCGCCGGAACCGACGGACGCGGAGGCGGACGCGTGA